The following coding sequences are from one Methyloceanibacter stevinii window:
- a CDS encoding FecCD family ABC transporter permease, translated as MIRYHGLIIGLVLLVLGLFVVSLVVGPAKIPVQLSLSALIWGDSGPLSLVMREIRLPRALLGVMVGASLGLCGAAMQGYLRNPLAEPGLIGVSGSAALGAVIAIQTGLTAAYALALPLSALAGAGISVTLLFSLAGLRGGSLTLILAGIAISALAGALTALVLNLSPNPFAATEIVFWMMGSLADRSFTHVALALPFILIGLVLLLPLGRGLDTLTLGEDAAEALGTRLVRLRVTLVAGVAAMVGAATAVAGTVGFVGLVVPHLLRGAVGARPGRLLLASALGGAAMVLAADIAARLIMPGRDLKLGVLTAIVGAPLFLHLVYRTRRDQA; from the coding sequence GTGATCCGTTATCATGGGCTCATCATCGGGCTGGTTCTATTGGTCTTGGGGCTCTTCGTGGTTTCGCTGGTCGTCGGGCCGGCGAAAATTCCGGTCCAGCTGAGCCTTTCCGCGCTGATCTGGGGAGACTCCGGACCGCTCTCTTTGGTGATGCGGGAGATACGGCTACCGCGGGCGCTGCTGGGGGTCATGGTCGGTGCAAGCCTTGGCCTATGCGGCGCGGCGATGCAGGGCTATTTGCGCAACCCCCTCGCCGAACCTGGTCTGATCGGCGTGAGCGGATCGGCGGCGCTCGGTGCGGTGATCGCCATTCAAACCGGACTGACCGCGGCCTATGCGCTCGCCTTGCCGCTTTCCGCGCTGGCAGGTGCGGGCATATCGGTCACGCTCCTGTTTTCGCTTGCTGGCTTGCGCGGCGGGTCCTTGACGCTGATCCTGGCAGGCATAGCAATCTCTGCCCTGGCCGGTGCTCTCACGGCCCTCGTGCTGAATCTCTCGCCCAATCCTTTCGCCGCCACGGAGATTGTCTTTTGGATGATGGGGTCGCTTGCTGACCGTTCCTTCACCCATGTGGCGCTGGCGCTACCCTTCATTCTGATCGGCTTGGTCCTGCTGCTGCCGCTTGGGCGCGGGCTCGATACGCTGACGCTCGGTGAGGACGCCGCGGAAGCCCTTGGCACGCGTTTGGTGCGTCTACGCGTGACACTGGTTGCTGGTGTGGCGGCGATGGTGGGAGCCGCCACGGCGGTAGCCGGCACGGTCGGTTTTGTCGGTCTGGTGGTGCCGCATCTCTTGCGCGGCGCCGTTGGTGCGCGGCCCGGAAGGCTTCTCCTCGCCTCGGCGCTTGGGGGCGCGGCCATGGTGCTTGCCGCCGATATTGCCGCGCGTCTGATCATGCCTGGGCGCGACCTCAAGCTCGGCGTACTCACGGCCATTGTCGGAGCGCCCCTGTTCTTGCATCTGGTCTATCGGACAAGGAGGGATCAGGCCTGA
- a CDS encoding adenosylcobinamide amidohydrolase, translating into MRRVGCRQPYRQPPGPARLGTINIAVRVSAGLTEAALVEALTIAAQARTAAVMEARWSLPEGVATGTGTDCIALAAPMEGHGETVAFAGLHTEVGEALGRAVYDAVARGADNWLATRPDLGPAPCVSK; encoded by the coding sequence ATTCGGCGCGTCGGTTGCAGGCAACCCTACCGGCAGCCCCCGGGACCTGCGCGCTTGGGGACGATCAATATTGCCGTGCGTGTGTCCGCGGGGCTTACCGAAGCAGCGCTCGTGGAGGCGTTGACCATCGCCGCCCAAGCGCGAACGGCCGCCGTGATGGAGGCGCGCTGGTCGCTGCCGGAAGGCGTTGCGACGGGGACGGGCACGGACTGCATTGCCTTGGCCGCGCCAATGGAGGGCCATGGAGAGACGGTTGCCTTTGCGGGTCTGCATACGGAAGTCGGAGAGGCGCTCGGCCGCGCCGTGTACGATGCCGTGGCCCGGGGAGCCGACAACTGGCTCGCCACACGTCCAGATCTTGGGCCGGCGCCATGCGTGTCCAAATAG
- a CDS encoding ABC transporter ATP-binding protein, which translates to MLLGLEYLTVFRGDRKVVDAVSLAVAAGEVVGLVGPNGAGKTTLMRGALGLLPHEGRSTLAALPTEARSRHAAWLPQAREIAWPVSVETLVALGRIPHGARWFADSHEDVRAVSAALAQMDLDGFRHRIATRLSGGEQARVLLARALAQETPLLLADEPIAGLDPAHQIATMEVFHALAGQGHAVMASLHDLGIAARFCTRLVMLDAGRLVADGPPGDVLSPARLRDVFGITAWRSETPEGLVIQPIARAEAAP; encoded by the coding sequence ATGCTCCTTGGCCTTGAATATCTGACGGTGTTTCGCGGAGACCGCAAGGTCGTCGACGCCGTCTCGCTAGCGGTTGCGGCTGGCGAAGTGGTTGGTCTCGTGGGGCCGAACGGTGCCGGCAAAACCACGTTGATGCGCGGCGCGCTCGGTCTTTTGCCGCATGAGGGACGATCGACACTTGCCGCGCTCCCGACGGAGGCCCGGTCGCGGCACGCGGCCTGGCTGCCGCAAGCCCGCGAAATTGCCTGGCCGGTTTCGGTGGAGACCCTGGTCGCGCTCGGCCGCATCCCTCATGGAGCGCGTTGGTTCGCAGACTCTCATGAAGATGTGCGTGCCGTGTCCGCCGCGCTTGCGCAAATGGACCTGGACGGATTTCGTCACCGCATTGCCACCCGCCTTTCCGGCGGCGAACAGGCGCGCGTGCTTCTCGCCCGCGCCCTGGCGCAGGAGACGCCGCTGCTCTTGGCCGACGAGCCGATCGCCGGTCTCGATCCCGCGCACCAAATCGCGACGATGGAGGTCTTCCATGCGCTCGCCGGGCAGGGACATGCCGTGATGGCTTCGCTCCACGATTTGGGTATCGCGGCGCGGTTCTGCACAAGGCTTGTCATGCTGGACGCCGGCCGCCTGGTGGCCGATGGGCCTCCGGGAGACGTTTTGTCGCCCGCGCGCCTCCGCGACGTCTTCGGCATTACCGCCTGGCGAAGCGAAACCCCCGAGGGCCTGGTCATCCAGCCGATCGCACGCGCGGAGGCGGCGCCGTGA
- a CDS encoding (Fe-S)-binding protein, with the protein MQLGIEEQEPGTMPHVGLFVTCLVDFLRPSVGFAAVKLLEDAGCTVDVPQGQVCCGQPAYNSGNSDGARRIAEQVIEAFSGLDYVVGPSGSCIAMIRKEYPEMFKHDPVWHSRAVALAARSFELMSFLSDVLAVRPTPVRFDATATYHDSCSGLRTLGIKEQPRALLSHVDGLTLSEMSDTETCCGFGGTFCVKYPDISTKMVSDKIANLEITGADTVLGGDLGCLLNIAGRLRRLGRSTRVFHAAEVLAGMADRAGIGESERR; encoded by the coding sequence ATGCAGCTCGGAATCGAAGAACAGGAGCCTGGGACCATGCCCCATGTGGGCCTCTTCGTGACATGCCTTGTCGACTTCCTGCGCCCCAGTGTTGGATTTGCCGCAGTCAAGCTCCTCGAGGATGCGGGGTGTACGGTCGACGTTCCGCAGGGGCAGGTTTGTTGCGGTCAGCCGGCCTACAATAGCGGCAACTCCGACGGGGCGCGCCGGATCGCCGAACAGGTTATCGAAGCATTTTCCGGACTGGACTATGTCGTAGGCCCTTCGGGTTCTTGCATTGCCATGATCCGCAAAGAGTATCCGGAGATGTTCAAGCACGATCCCGTCTGGCATTCCCGGGCGGTTGCGCTCGCCGCGCGCAGTTTCGAACTCATGTCCTTCCTTTCCGACGTGCTTGCCGTGCGCCCGACACCGGTGCGCTTCGACGCGACGGCGACCTATCACGATAGCTGTTCCGGTCTCCGGACGCTCGGCATAAAGGAGCAGCCGCGCGCGCTTCTGTCTCACGTGGACGGCCTCACACTCAGCGAGATGTCCGACACCGAGACGTGCTGCGGGTTCGGTGGGACCTTCTGCGTCAAGTATCCGGATATCTCGACGAAGATGGTATCCGACAAGATCGCCAATCTCGAAATCACAGGCGCCGACACGGTGCTCGGCGGAGACTTGGGATGCCTTCTCAACATCGCGGGACGCCTGCGCCGTCTTGGTAGGTCCACGCGCGTATTTCACGCCGCCGAAGTCCTGGCCGGAATGGCCGATCGCGCCGGCATTGGAGAATCAGAGAGGCGTTGA
- a CDS encoding LutC/YkgG family protein, giving the protein MARSRRRGRKVEQLSVTLACAGIVETGSVVFSSGQDTPTTLNFLPDVHVVVLYASTIVPYPEDLWPRLKSAGGWPRTVNFIAGPSRTADVAGTIVRPAHGPKSVHLIIVGGNESNGAV; this is encoded by the coding sequence GTGGCGCGTTCACGTCGGCGCGGCCGCAAGGTCGAGCAGCTCAGCGTGACGCTGGCATGCGCCGGGATCGTGGAGACCGGGAGCGTTGTATTCTCCTCAGGGCAGGACACGCCTACAACACTGAACTTTTTGCCGGACGTCCACGTCGTCGTTTTATACGCATCGACAATCGTGCCCTACCCCGAGGACCTTTGGCCGCGTCTGAAGTCCGCCGGGGGCTGGCCGCGCACCGTCAACTTCATAGCGGGGCCGTCGCGCACCGCCGACGTCGCCGGCACGATTGTCCGGCCGGCCCATGGGCCGAAGTCGGTGCATCTCATCATCGTCGGCGGCAACGAGTCGAACGGCGCCGTCTAA
- a CDS encoding MotA/TolQ/ExbB proton channel family protein, with the protein MLPGLDISLEHAVTVLSDFLNKGGPALWVIAALSVVTVALILWKVWSFLLQGAFSGGGLSARAAGLWRHGDHDQALALVDKRRSLRARLAAAAMHASEDPALDGPAAEAETDRVGTRLLTSARSGLRVLELIATLAPLLGLLGTVLGMIEAFQTLEDAGTRADPAVLAGGIWEALLTTAAGMAVAIVAMIALVWFESIVDAVRHDMRTAATVILLRAPDQEAESACGEEEVAA; encoded by the coding sequence ATGTTGCCGGGACTCGATATCTCGCTTGAGCACGCTGTTACGGTTCTCAGCGATTTCCTCAACAAGGGCGGGCCTGCACTTTGGGTCATTGCAGCTCTCTCGGTCGTGACCGTGGCGCTGATCTTGTGGAAGGTCTGGAGCTTCCTTCTGCAAGGGGCGTTCAGCGGCGGCGGGTTGAGTGCGCGGGCGGCTGGACTTTGGCGTCATGGAGACCACGATCAGGCGCTGGCGCTCGTGGACAAACGCCGCTCGCTTCGCGCACGGCTCGCCGCGGCTGCCATGCATGCATCGGAGGATCCGGCATTGGATGGACCGGCAGCCGAGGCTGAGACGGACCGTGTCGGCACGCGGCTGCTCACCAGCGCGAGAAGTGGGCTCCGCGTCCTGGAACTGATCGCCACGCTAGCACCGCTTCTCGGACTGCTCGGCACCGTCCTTGGCATGATCGAGGCCTTTCAGACGCTTGAGGATGCCGGTACGCGGGCCGATCCAGCTGTCTTGGCGGGGGGTATATGGGAGGCGCTTCTGACCACGGCCGCAGGCATGGCCGTCGCGATCGTGGCCATGATCGCGCTGGTCTGGTTCGAGAGCATTGTCGACGCCGTTCGTCATGACATGAGGACGGCGGCGACGGTTATCCTCCTGCGCGCCCCGGACCAGGAGGCCGAAAGTGCCTGCGGCGAAGAAGAGGTTGCGGCGTGA
- a CDS encoding ExbD/TolR family protein, whose translation MTRLSFGEARRRRSPNMTPMIDVVFLLLIFFMLAAQFGHDMAMPLKLGGGQSAYRGPPRLVDIAPTTLRLNGEPVSTGQIVGGLQALTEKPSDTIILRARDDAELQRVIETMELLKAGGFSNFVLLE comes from the coding sequence GTGACCAGGCTTTCGTTCGGCGAAGCAAGACGCCGTCGATCTCCCAACATGACGCCGATGATCGACGTGGTGTTCTTGCTTCTCATCTTCTTCATGCTAGCGGCTCAGTTCGGGCACGACATGGCCATGCCGCTCAAACTTGGGGGCGGCCAAAGCGCCTATCGGGGGCCGCCGCGACTGGTGGACATTGCCCCAACCACGCTCAGGCTGAATGGCGAACCGGTCTCAACCGGCCAGATCGTCGGGGGGTTGCAAGCACTGACGGAGAAGCCCAGCGACACGATCATCTTGCGCGCCCGCGACGATGCCGAGCTTCAACGGGTGATCGAGACGATGGAACTGCTCAAAGCAGGGGGATTCTCCAACTTCGTATTGTTGGAGTAG
- a CDS encoding ABC transporter substrate-binding protein gives MTVLRGLVLAGAILGIAPVATGHAAPARVVSMNLCTDQLAMLLAEEDQLVSVSYLARDERASAMAEEAERYPVNHGLAEEIFLLDPDLVIAGQFTSTATVAMLRRLGIPVVTMAPAYSLDDVRKRLTEMGKLLGREAAAAELVAKFDADLAALRDALTTRPRAAIYSANGYTSGPESLAGAILDAAGFDNVAKEAGLPVGGLLPLERLVLLDPDVVVLPQPYPGASRSEEVLHHPAVLALRERASTSPLTDRDWICGTPHVLNAIKELVEARQEDVVAP, from the coding sequence ATGACAGTGCTGCGTGGCCTTGTCCTGGCAGGGGCAATTCTGGGAATTGCTCCTGTCGCCACGGGCCACGCCGCACCGGCACGCGTCGTGTCGATGAATCTCTGCACCGATCAGCTGGCCATGCTTCTGGCTGAGGAGGACCAACTCGTCTCGGTGTCTTATCTCGCTCGGGACGAGCGGGCCTCGGCGATGGCGGAGGAGGCGGAGCGCTATCCCGTCAACCATGGCCTGGCCGAAGAAATCTTCCTTCTCGATCCAGACCTCGTGATCGCGGGTCAGTTTACCTCCACGGCAACGGTCGCAATGTTGAGGCGGCTTGGCATTCCCGTGGTGACGATGGCGCCGGCCTATTCGCTTGACGACGTGCGCAAGCGATTGACGGAGATGGGCAAGCTTCTCGGACGCGAAGCGGCGGCGGCCGAACTTGTGGCCAAGTTCGATGCAGATCTGGCGGCGTTGAGAGATGCGCTCACCACACGGCCAAGGGCCGCTATTTATTCTGCGAACGGATATACGTCCGGTCCGGAAAGTTTGGCCGGGGCTATTCTCGATGCCGCGGGGTTCGACAACGTGGCTAAGGAAGCCGGCTTGCCCGTTGGCGGACTGCTGCCGCTTGAGCGGCTTGTCCTTCTCGACCCCGATGTTGTAGTGCTTCCGCAGCCCTATCCGGGCGCTTCCCGGTCGGAAGAAGTCCTGCACCATCCAGCAGTTCTTGCACTGCGCGAGCGCGCGTCGACCAGCCCGCTCACCGATCGCGATTGGATTTGCGGAACGCCGCATGTCCTCAACGCGATCAAAGAGCTTGTGGAGGCGCGCCAAGAGGACGTGGTGGCCCCGTGA
- a CDS encoding TonB family protein, with amino-acid sequence MKRLLEATVFVAIAVVLHLVVFGFYSEAPSDESAGDAGDVVVSVAAASSALSGMVAEWEKPPEPVVEEPPAAVPEPQDSSEQEVERRSKVPPAETEPAETSEPESPPAASEPAETAEPEPLPSEKADTNTEPEREAPNEVPSDTQERLEAPKTETAAPVPLPAPSKVSEPSVPDKTPSVPEQKRSAPEKKLSGPEPQPKQPPAKRPERKTQEHVDKQPKTRASRPEPTPAGSASRNEPSGAPSKRKSSSGQSTKESATGRGSQSQRAAGAKQESESAGRSKTRSRPATVSKSSARSLIASWGARIRARINARKRRPAGNAHGTTIVHLRVATSGRLLSASVARSSGNSALDRAAMSAVRGAGRFPAAPKGLTNSSYSFSQSIRF; translated from the coding sequence ATGAAGCGGCTGCTTGAGGCGACGGTCTTCGTGGCCATCGCCGTCGTTCTGCATCTGGTGGTGTTTGGCTTCTATTCCGAGGCGCCGAGCGATGAGTCCGCGGGAGATGCCGGAGACGTCGTCGTATCGGTCGCGGCGGCGTCCAGCGCGCTGTCGGGGATGGTGGCCGAATGGGAGAAGCCTCCGGAACCTGTTGTGGAGGAGCCGCCTGCGGCCGTTCCAGAGCCGCAAGACAGCTCCGAACAGGAGGTAGAACGCCGGAGTAAAGTGCCGCCGGCCGAGACGGAACCGGCCGAAACCTCTGAGCCTGAATCTCCCCCGGCCGCATCGGAACCGGCTGAAACCGCTGAGCCTGAACCTCTCCCGTCCGAGAAGGCGGACACGAATACCGAGCCCGAACGTGAGGCGCCCAATGAGGTGCCCTCCGATACTCAAGAACGGCTAGAGGCGCCGAAGACGGAGACGGCCGCGCCCGTTCCTCTACCGGCACCGAGCAAAGTCTCCGAGCCAAGCGTGCCGGACAAGACACCGAGCGTGCCGGAACAGAAGCGAAGCGCGCCGGAGAAGAAGCTCAGCGGCCCGGAGCCCCAACCAAAGCAGCCCCCGGCGAAGCGGCCAGAACGCAAGACGCAAGAGCACGTAGACAAGCAACCCAAGACACGCGCTTCGAGACCAGAGCCGACGCCTGCTGGCAGCGCCAGTCGAAACGAGCCGTCGGGGGCGCCCTCGAAGCGCAAATCCTCGTCAGGACAGAGCACAAAAGAGAGTGCGACCGGCAGGGGCAGTCAAAGCCAGCGCGCCGCTGGCGCCAAGCAAGAAAGCGAAAGCGCCGGCCGGAGCAAGACCAGGTCGCGGCCGGCAACAGTCTCCAAGTCGAGCGCGCGCAGCCTCATCGCCAGCTGGGGGGCTCGCATCCGCGCCCGCATCAATGCGCGAAAGCGCAGGCCTGCCGGGAATGCGCACGGTACGACAATTGTGCATTTGCGCGTGGCCACCAGCGGACGGCTTTTGAGCGCGTCTGTGGCCCGGTCCTCGGGAAATTCCGCGTTGGATCGGGCCGCTATGTCCGCGGTGCGCGGCGCCGGGCGATTCCCCGCCGCTCCAAAGGGGCTGACGAATTCGAGCTACTCCTTCTCACAGTCCATACGCTTCTAA
- a CDS encoding biopolymer transporter ExbD, protein MRFREATHRARRENILPMINVVFLLLIFFLLTAQIAPPPPFEVAAPSADETDLADGTLVLYLGADGRLGFREAVGYEAVLAGLHDALRDQCGGPCSDDTRPIAVLRADKSVNGSKLAALLPKLAALGLRDIQLVTVRK, encoded by the coding sequence GTGCGATTCCGAGAAGCTACGCACCGCGCGCGACGGGAGAACATCTTGCCGATGATCAACGTCGTTTTTCTCCTCTTGATATTCTTCCTGCTCACGGCCCAGATCGCGCCACCGCCGCCCTTCGAAGTTGCGGCTCCGAGCGCGGACGAAACGGATCTCGCCGACGGCACGCTTGTGCTCTATCTCGGCGCCGATGGGCGGCTCGGCTTTCGCGAGGCGGTGGGCTATGAGGCTGTGCTGGCCGGTCTGCACGATGCACTGCGCGACCAGTGCGGTGGACCTTGCAGCGATGACACGCGCCCCATCGCCGTGTTGCGAGCGGATAAGTCTGTCAACGGATCGAAATTGGCAGCGCTGCTTCCGAAGCTCGCCGCGCTTGGTCTGCGCGACATCCAATTGGTGACGGTTCGCAAATGA
- a CDS encoding LutB/LldF family L-lactate oxidation iron-sulfur protein, translated as MEVESSAFRKRAAQALADRNLQKAIDDLKSGFVAARARNVAALPEYAAMREAARNIRQHTLDHLDVYLRRYEREVLERGGQVHWARTAGDARRIVREICRKAGAKVVAKGKSMVSEEIGLNDALEADGCEVIETDAGEYILQIAREAPSHIVVPTIHKTLEDISDLFYDHHKAYGYSDRVFDAASLIAQVRSIMRDKYFAADVGITGANFLVAETGSSIIVTNEGNGDLTSTLARVHIVTAGIDKVVPTLNDATALLRVLARSALGMDTTSYTTFSTGPRHSDDLDGPEEYHVILIDNGRTRMLEGDFRSMLRCIRCGACMNHCPVYLSVGGQAYGWVYPGPMGAVLTPMIAGLDKALELPHACTLNGRCQQVCPVDIPLPDMLRRLREEQWDRGLTDGRVSWGVRLWAWLAARPSLYHGLTRVMASVLGLLGRSRGNFRRLPFAKSWTAGRDFPAPQGPTFLAAWSKRAKQS; from the coding sequence ATGGAAGTCGAAAGCAGCGCCTTCCGCAAGCGCGCCGCGCAAGCGCTCGCCGATCGCAACCTTCAGAAGGCCATCGACGACCTTAAGAGCGGCTTCGTGGCGGCACGTGCGAGGAATGTGGCCGCGCTGCCTGAGTACGCCGCCATGCGTGAGGCGGCACGCAATATCCGGCAACACACGCTAGACCATCTCGACGTCTACCTGCGGCGCTATGAGCGCGAGGTCCTAGAGCGCGGCGGACAGGTGCATTGGGCGCGAACCGCCGGAGATGCGCGCCGTATCGTACGCGAGATATGCCGTAAGGCCGGTGCCAAGGTCGTCGCAAAGGGCAAGTCCATGGTCTCGGAAGAGATCGGATTGAACGACGCTCTTGAGGCGGACGGCTGCGAAGTGATCGAGACCGACGCGGGAGAATATATCCTACAGATCGCGCGGGAAGCGCCGAGCCATATCGTGGTGCCGACGATTCACAAGACGCTGGAGGACATATCCGATCTCTTCTACGATCACCACAAAGCCTACGGATATTCCGATCGCGTGTTTGATGCCGCGTCCTTGATCGCGCAAGTGCGCAGCATCATGCGAGACAAGTATTTCGCCGCCGATGTCGGCATCACCGGGGCAAACTTTCTTGTTGCCGAAACCGGTTCCAGTATCATCGTCACCAACGAGGGAAACGGCGATCTCACGTCCACGTTGGCGCGCGTCCACATCGTCACCGCGGGAATTGATAAAGTCGTCCCCACCCTGAACGATGCGACGGCTTTGCTGCGCGTATTGGCGCGCAGTGCCTTGGGGATGGACACGACCTCCTATACGACGTTCTCGACAGGGCCACGGCACTCCGACGACCTCGACGGCCCAGAGGAATACCATGTGATCCTGATCGACAACGGTCGAACCCGGATGCTTGAAGGCGACTTCCGGTCCATGCTGCGGTGTATCCGTTGCGGCGCCTGCATGAACCATTGTCCGGTCTATTTGTCAGTGGGCGGACAGGCCTATGGCTGGGTCTACCCCGGCCCGATGGGCGCCGTGTTGACGCCGATGATCGCCGGTCTCGACAAGGCGCTCGAACTCCCCCACGCCTGTACGCTCAACGGACGCTGCCAGCAGGTCTGTCCCGTCGACATTCCCTTGCCCGACATGCTGCGACGGCTGCGCGAAGAGCAGTGGGACCGAGGTCTCACCGACGGACGTGTCAGTTGGGGCGTTCGGCTGTGGGCTTGGCTCGCCGCGAGGCCATCCCTGTACCACGGCCTGACGCGTGTGATGGCTTCCGTACTCGGGCTGCTAGGACGTTCGAGAGGCAACTTTCGGCGCTTGCCTTTTGCGAAAAGTTGGACCGCCGGGCGTGACTTTCCAGCGCCCCAAGGTCCGACCTTTCTCGCGGCATGGTCCAAGAGAGCAAAGCAGTCATGA
- a CDS encoding TonB-dependent receptor plug domain-containing protein has product MRHSIWAFGATVLAAGAALPDSARAQDFEPFQLDAIIVGGGLTPIEAERYGRSVTVVESKDLQEQQIRHTSEGLRALPGVEVSQTGGVGGLTQVRIRGSEGNHTLVLIDGIKVADPTSGEYDFANMLSDGIERVEVLRGPQSSIFGSNAIGGVVNVITKTATEPGFHAYGEGELGSEESIGGNLSLNYANDYARLTVSGAQRNTDGYNFSGGPSDGADGNAIGTLNARAEFDVNDDIVIGTTFRRIDRNSEYDQFNYGAATVADLVTDANLETDVTNNFASAYATMDAWNKRFRSEFFFGLADIDTIDIDNGAKTFDTTSTRQQLHYRGTVALDNADVESANHLVSTQIESEYETFKNNDAQLVYSPSQLQKESRQLYGYVLEYRGSFFDDNLTIQATGRHDENDDFEDTDTWSVGLSYLLPNQTSRLHTSAGTAVQNPTFYEQFGYDPATFIGNPNLTPEESIGYDIGLEQRLWQDRVVLDVTYFHSDLTDEISTIYDPVTFASTPINEDGTSERQGLEVSAEMRLDNGIRLGVDYTYLDAHDPDGEIEVRRPRNEVGVRAFYQLPNDKTLIGAQLRAVADNFDFDYTAAGIVDPSNPERIQLKDYALLNLTAQHELLPNVTVTGRIDNLFDTGYSEVLGYAGRGRVFFAGLQGTF; this is encoded by the coding sequence ATGAGACATTCTATATGGGCCTTTGGTGCGACCGTTTTGGCCGCGGGTGCTGCGCTGCCCGATAGCGCAAGGGCGCAAGATTTTGAGCCATTTCAGCTCGACGCGATCATCGTTGGCGGCGGTCTGACGCCGATCGAGGCCGAGCGCTACGGCCGCTCGGTCACGGTGGTCGAGTCGAAGGATCTGCAAGAGCAACAGATTCGGCATACGTCGGAAGGGCTGCGGGCGCTGCCCGGTGTCGAGGTCAGTCAAACGGGCGGCGTCGGCGGCTTGACACAAGTTCGCATTCGCGGCTCAGAGGGCAACCACACGCTGGTGCTGATCGACGGCATCAAGGTCGCCGATCCCACGAGCGGCGAATACGACTTCGCGAACATGTTGTCCGATGGCATTGAACGCGTCGAGGTGCTCCGCGGACCGCAATCCTCAATCTTTGGGTCCAACGCGATCGGCGGTGTGGTCAACGTCATTACCAAGACCGCGACGGAACCGGGCTTTCACGCGTATGGCGAGGGCGAGTTGGGCTCTGAAGAGAGCATCGGCGGGAATCTATCCCTCAACTACGCCAACGACTATGCGCGGCTGACGGTTTCCGGCGCGCAGCGGAACACGGATGGCTACAATTTTTCCGGTGGACCGAGCGACGGGGCCGATGGCAACGCGATCGGCACGCTCAACGCGCGCGCCGAGTTCGACGTAAACGACGATATTGTAATCGGGACGACCTTTCGGCGGATCGACCGCAATTCGGAGTACGATCAATTCAACTACGGTGCGGCGACGGTTGCCGACTTGGTGACCGATGCGAACCTCGAGACCGACGTCACCAATAACTTTGCGTCCGCGTACGCAACGATGGACGCCTGGAACAAGCGCTTCCGGAGCGAATTCTTCTTCGGTCTCGCCGATATCGATACCATCGACATCGACAACGGTGCAAAAACCTTCGACACGACATCGACCCGGCAGCAGCTGCATTATCGGGGGACAGTGGCGCTCGATAATGCGGATGTTGAGAGCGCGAATCATCTCGTCAGTACCCAGATCGAAAGCGAGTATGAGACGTTCAAGAATAACGATGCTCAGCTCGTCTACAGTCCCTCGCAGCTCCAGAAAGAGTCGCGTCAACTCTATGGATATGTGTTGGAGTATCGCGGCAGCTTCTTCGACGATAACCTCACCATTCAGGCAACGGGACGTCACGACGAGAATGACGATTTCGAAGACACGGATACATGGTCCGTAGGCTTGTCCTATCTTCTGCCGAACCAGACCAGCCGGCTGCATACGTCCGCCGGCACGGCCGTGCAGAACCCAACGTTCTACGAGCAGTTCGGTTACGACCCGGCGACGTTCATCGGCAATCCAAACCTGACGCCCGAGGAGAGCATCGGTTACGATATCGGGCTTGAGCAGCGTCTCTGGCAGGATCGGGTGGTCCTCGATGTCACCTACTTCCATTCCGACCTGACCGACGAAATTTCCACGATTTATGACCCGGTGACGTTCGCGTCTACCCCGATCAATGAAGATGGCACCAGCGAACGTCAGGGGCTCGAGGTCTCGGCCGAGATGCGCTTGGATAACGGCATCCGGCTCGGTGTGGACTACACCTATCTCGATGCCCACGATCCGGATGGCGAAATCGAGGTGCGGCGTCCGCGGAATGAGGTTGGTGTCCGTGCATTTTACCAATTGCCGAACGATAAAACTCTGATTGGGGCACAACTGCGAGCCGTGGCCGACAATTTCGACTTCGACTACACCGCGGCGGGTATCGTGGACCCCTCAAATCCGGAGCGGATCCAGCTCAAGGACTATGCGTTGCTGAATCTGACGGCGCAGCATGAGCTGCTTCCGAACGTGACCGTCACCGGGCGTATCGATAACCTCTTCGATACGGGGTATTCGGAGGTGCTGGGATACGCGGGGCGTGGCCGCGTGTTCTTTGCCGGCCTGCAGGGAACGTTCTAA